The genomic region CTACATTGTCTCTATATTTTCTATCAAATTCATTTCGGAATAGAATATTAATTCTATCTCTATGATGTTGTTTCAAAAATTTTTGAGAAAAAAATGGAGAAAAAATGGAAACAGCAGAAAAACTTACAAATAAAAATATATAAAAAAAGAAATTAATGAATGATATATTTTTTTTTATAATGAAGAGAAAAATAAAAATTATAAATAAAAATGAAACTACTATCCAAGGAAATATATTTAATGAAATCAAAAATAATAAAATAGAAAATAAAAAATAAAGTATAAAAGAAATAGATAATCCTTCTCTATATAAAGTTAGAAGAAAAGAAGAAAAAACTATAGAAGAACCTGGATCAGGTTGGAAAAATATTAAAGAAGCAGGTAATATCAATATAATACATATATAGAACAATACTTTTTTATTTTTAATATTATCTTGACTCATCAAATGAGCTACCATTAAAGATGTAGATATTTTAGCTAATTCAGAAGGTTGAAAACTAATAGGTCCAAAAACGTACCAAGATTTTGATCCATTCACGTTTTTTCCAAAAAAAAAGACCCCAATCAAAAGAAATAACGTAAATAAAAAGAAAAATGGTGTAAAATATTTATAGTGAATAGGTTTAAACAAAAAAACAAAAAATATGAAAACAAAACTTAACAAAATCCATATTAATTGTTTTTCTGCTTTTTCAGGAGAAACTGAATACAAATTCATACATCCAAAAAAAATCATGAAAATATAAATTGTTACAATTACCCAGTCTATATTTTTTAATAATATTTTATTTCTTTTTATCAAAAGAACTTTTTGTATAAAAATTATTGAACTTTTTCATTTTTGCTATAGTATCGTATACTTTCTGCAATCCTGAAGTCAGGATTTTTTTTTCAAGATTTTTTCTATGCACATTATTGTTTATGTATTTTTCAGCAATAAGACTAGCAATAGGACCAGCCCAACGAGATCCAAATCCTCCATTTTCTATTATAACAGAAATAGCAATTTTAGGATCCTCTACAGGAGCAAATAATATGAAAATAGAATGATCAGGTAAAGAAACTATTTTCTGTCTATTAATTTTAAGAAAATTCTGCGCAGTTCCTGTTTTTCCAGCCATTCTAATATCAGATGATTTAAAACTCTTTCCTGTTCCAATCATAAAAACTTTTTCCATTCCATTAATAATTAAATCAAAATATTTACTTTTTACTTTAGTATGTTTAGCTCTAGTATAATTTGGATTAGATATAGGTCTATGATTTATGCGTTTTACAATATGTGGAGTATAGAAAAAGCCTTTATTCGCTATAGCACAAACCATATTAGCTAATTGAATAGGAGTTACATTGATTTCTCCTTGTCCTATACTATTGGAAATAATCGTAATAGCATTCCATTTTGTAGTTCCATATTTTTTATTGTAATAATCTCCTGAAGGAATGACTCCTTTTTCTCCTGTAGCTAAATCATTATACAAATAATTTCCAAAACCAAAACTTTTAATAATATTACTCCATTCATTAACTCCTTTTGTTAAATTTTTAGGATATTTTTCAATAACACGTTTATAAACTTGTGCAAAATAATTATTGCAAGAAACAGCAACAGCTGTTTCTACTCCTATAGGTAATCCATGAATTCCAGAATGGCAATGAATTCTTTTTTTACCATATTTAAATCCTTTATAACATATGAATGTAGTATTGGAATTCACTACTCCCATTTGAAGACCAGCTAATTCTGTAAGTAATTTAAATGGAGAAGCTGGAGGATAACGAGCTTGTGTTGTTCTATCAAATAAAGGATTATCTATAGTATCTCTCATTAATTTTTTAAATTCTTTAGAACGATTAATTCCTACAAATAAATTAGGATTATTAATGGGACTAGACACCAATGATAAAATTTCTCCATTTTTAGGATTAATAGCGACTATTCCTCCTTTTTTTTGAAACATAAGTTTTTCTGCGTAATTTTGTAAATTCCAATCTATAGTTAAAGAAATATCATTTCCACTAACTGCTTTAATATCATTTTTTCTATTATTGTAATTTCCTATAATACAACCTTTTCTATCTCTAACCCAATATCTTATCCCCTTTTTTCCTCTTAGTATTTTTTCATAAGATTTTTCCACTCCAGCCCAACCAATAAAATCTCCCATTTGATAATAATTAGATTCTTTCTTAATATCTTTTTGAGTAACTTCTCCTATATATCCCAAAATATTGGATGAACTTTCTACTTTGTAATCTCTAAGAGAACGCTTTGTCCAATCAAATCCTTTATATTTATAAAGTTTTTCTTGTATAGTCGCAAATTTTTCTTTTGAAATAAAAGGAAGAAAAACAGATGGTAAATATTTAGAATAATCTTTTGCTTTTTCTAAATTTTTAGAAAAAGTTTTTTTTTCAATTCCTACAAGATTACAAAATTCTATAATATTAAAATGTTCATCTATAAGAATTGGAATAACTATTAATTCATAAATAGATTTATTGAAAACCAATAAATTTTCATTTCTATCAAAAATAGATCCTCTTTCAGGAATAATTATTTCTTGCTTTATAGAAGTATTAAAAGCATTCAGAATATACTTTTCCGTATATATTTGTATAAAAAATAATCTAATTATGAAAATTAAACCTATAGAACTTAATAAAATGTAAAAATTATATAATTTTTTCAATGTTTAATTTTTCTGAAAAAAAAATATATAATACATAAAATAGTTGTAAAAATACTGCTGAATATCGTTCTAAATAAAAGAATTTTACTAAAAATTGTCCCCTTTAATATTTCTAATATTAACAAAGAAAAATGATGTGTAATAACTAATGAAAATATATAAAGAATTTTTCTAGTAAAAGGTAATTCATAAATAGAAAAATCATTTCTATTTATAAAATTCTTTCCATCAAAAAACTGTAAAAAATTTAATCTTAAAAAAGCAGATAAAGTAGCAGAAAAAGCATGAATCCCTCCAGAATTCATACAATGATCTATAATCCAGCCAATTAAAAAAGATAAAAATAAGAATAAAAATTTATTTCTATTGTAGGGATAGACTAATATAAAAAGTATATATAAATAGCATCCTAAAAATAATGTATTTAATATTGATATTTGAATCAAACAAAGAATAAAAATGAAGAAAACGGAAACAATAAAATTTCTAATGAAACTCATTATTTATTTTCAACTTTATAAAGTTGAACATCATTCCACTCTTTTTTAAATAAATTTTTTACAACATAAGCGTTTTCTATAGTAGAAAAATTAGCCATCAATTTTACTTTTATAATATAATTAGCATGTTCTTCATCAAATTTATAAGAGGAAACTTTTCCAAGTTCTATTCCTTCAGGAAAGGTAGCTGATTTTCCATCTGTTTCCACTATATCTCCTTTATGTATTGTGGAGTGTCTAGGAATATCATACAAAACTACATATTCGTGATCCAGTCCATCCCAACTTAGAGTTCCAAAATATTTATTTTTTTTCAGTCTAGCATTTACTTTAATTTTTGGATTTAAAAGAGAAATAGCGATACTAAAATGTGGAGATGTTTTTATAATAATTCCTGCAATACCATCAGATAATATAATCCCCATATCAGGTTTAATTCCATCTATACTTCCTTTATTTATAGTTATGTAATTTTCCTGCTCATGAATACTGTTATTTATAATTTTTACTGGAGTAAAAGTATATTGTTGTAAATAGTTAACATCTTCTTTTTTGAAATCTTTAGATATTTTTGTTATTTTAGAAAATATGTGTGCATTGCGTAATTTTTTGTTTTCATTTAACAATTTTTTATTTTCAATTTCTAATAAAAAATAACTTCGTAAGTTGTAAATGGTTTCATAAATCTTTCCAATCATGAAATTGGAAGAACCTGCATAAATATATTGATGAAGTTTGGAATTTGAAAAAGAAAGAAAAATAGATGCACATTCTAGTATAAAAAAGAAAATAAAAAAACGCCATTTAAAAAGAAAACTAAAAAATTCACGCATAAGATTTATCTATCCTATTTCATTAAAAATGTAAATTTATCAATATTTTTCAATGCCACACCTGTTCCTTTAACTACAGCTCTTAAAGGATCATCTACTAAAGAGACAGAAAGTCCCGTTTTTTTAGATATTCTTTTATCCAATCCTCTCAAAAGAGATCCTCCTCCAGCCATATAAATTCCTGTTTTATAAATATCTGCAGCAAGTTCTGGTGGAGTTTTTGAAAGAGTTTCCATCACAGCATCTTCTATTCGTAAAATTGATTTATCAAGAGCAGGAATGGTTTCTTTATAAGAAATATTCATTTCTTTTGGTTTTCCTGTAGGTAGATCTCTACCTTGTATATGAATATCATCAGGAGGAGTTTCAATTGATTCCATTGCTGCCCCTATATCTATTTTTATTTTTTCAGCAGTCCTTTCTCCAATATACAAATTGTATTTGGAACGAAGAAAATAAGCTATATCATTGGTAAAAACATCTCCAGCTGTTTTTATAGATTTTTGACAAACAATTCCTCCTAGAGCTATGACTCCACATTCTGTAGTTCCTCCTCCTATATCAATAATCATATTTCCTTCTGCTTTGGTAACTGAAATTCCAGAACCTATAGCAGCGGCCATAGGTTCTTCAATAAGATAAACTTCTTTGGCATTTAGATGTTGAGCAGAATCTTTGACTGCTCTCTTTTCTACTTCTGTAATTCCGGATGGAATACAAATTACCATTGTTAATGATGGAGTAAAAAATTTATTATTGATACCTGGTACTTTCTTGATAAATTCTCTTATCATAAGTTCAGCTACTTGATAATCCGCAATAACTCCGTCTTTTAATGGTTTATATATTTTAATGTTTTCATGTGTTTTTCCTTGCATTTGTTTTGCTTCTTCACCTACAGCTAATACTTTTTTTGTTCTTACATCTATAGCTATTATTGAAGGTAAATCCACTATGACTTTATTATTGTGCATAATAAGCGTATTTGCTGTTCCTAAATCTATGGCAATCTCTTGATTAAAGAGGTTCTTCATAAAATCTATTATTAATCCCATTAATATTTCTTCATGAAAAGATTCACCTAATTTAAATAAAAAATACAGTTTTTCAGTATATTAAACATTTTATATAAATTTTTTCTTTTGGAGGAACATCATGTCTTTTTGTTACAAGGGAGTAATAAAAAAAATCGGAAAGAATATTTGAATCAATCTTTGATTTTGATATCTAAAAAGATTGGAAAAGTTATTAAAAAATCTTCATATTTTGAAAGCGAAGCATGGAATATGAAAAATTCTCCTTCTTTTTATAATAGAGCTTTATATGTAAAAACTAGTCATTCTCCAATTAGTCTTTTAGAAAATATTTTGAATATAGAATTCCTGATAGGAAGAAAAAAGAATCATACAGGAGAATATGAAGATAGAGAAATAGATATAGATATTTTATTTTATGATCATATCATTATATATAGTTCTATTCTGACTATTCCACATCCTCTATTGCATATGAGAAAATTTGTTTTAGAACCTATGTGTGAAATTAGCCCAAATAAGAGTCATCCTATATTTAATTTGACGCTTTTAGAGATATTAGGAGTATGCACAGATAAATTAAATGTAAAAAAATTACTAAACTAAGTTATTTAAGCATGAATGGATGTATGTATGTTATGACTAAAAATTATAATTTTTACATAATTAAACAAATTTAATTTGTTGCATAAAAAGACTCAGTTTTCTATTTTCATTATCATGTTATTCGTTTCTATTTTTGTTTATGCAAACGAAGAAAAAGAAAATAACGATTATCAAGAAAATAATTATTTTAAAGACTTTGAAAACGTTATAAAATACAAATCAAATATACAAGAACATAATATAAAAGAAGGAAAATCCTATCTAAAAGGAAAAGCTTCTATAGAATACGATGATATAAAAATTCAAGCAGATTGTATTGAATTTAATTGGAAAAATGGAGATTTGAACGCAATTAAAAAAGAAAAATCTGTTCTTTTCCAACAAGGAAATCATCAATACACTTTCAGTAATTTTCACTTCAATTTGAAGAGCAAAAAAATAGAAGCAAAAGATTTTTATATAAAAAATAAAAATCAAATGATTATAGCTAGCAGTATTGAAAAAAAAGATCAAAATATAAGTTTAATGAAAAAAGTTACATATATATCAGATCCTTTTTTTCTAAAAAATAAAGACAATAATCCTGATTTTTATTTGAAAACAAATTTTTTAAAATATTCTCATTTTAATAAATATATTTTTTCTGGTCCTGTTTTTTTTTATTGGTATCAAGTTCCGATGCCCATATTTTTTCCTTTTTTATATATTCCTGTAAAAGAGTTTAATAAATATTCTTATGGTATGATATATCCAAAAATTGGAATTCAAAATAAAAGGATTTATGTAGAAGATATAGGATTATTTCTCCCAATTTCCAATTTATTGGATTTTAAAATATTAAGTTCTATATATAACAAAGATAAATGGAAATTAAAAACAAGAATGGAATATAAATTGAAATATTTCTATGATGGTTTTTTTGATTTCAATTATCAATCTATGTCAAATAAACAACATGATTATCAATTTCAGTGGAAACATAATCAAGATTATAAATCAGATTATGATACAAATTTTAATGCAAACATTAATTATAATAAAAATATATTATCAGAGAACAATGACAACGAAGCTCTTTCATATTTAAATGTGAGAAAAAAATTTTCTAATTATTTATTGTTTATGGATGCTTATATGGTAAAAGAAAGCAATAAGAAGGGAATAAAATTCATAATTCCAGAATTAGTTTTTCATATGAAAAATATGTTCTTCAATAATCAAAAAAACTTTTTTTTACGTCATACAAGCATAGAAAATAAAATATTGATTCATAATTTTGTGGATTTTTGTCATAAAACAGTATCCTTTCATACTGGATTCAATCACAAAATGAATATTTCTACTTATTTTTCTTTTTTAGATTCTTATTTGAAAGTTTCACCTAAAATTTTTTATGAGGAATTTTATATATGGAAATATCCTTATTCCTTCGTTTCAAATTTGCAAAAAATAGATTTTTTAGCAGATATGATATCTATCCCATTCAATAAGACTTTAGAAATCAAAAAAAATGTTTTTTTATTGAAACATCAAATAGAACCTGTGTTATCTTTTTATGTTAGGTATTTCCCTCCTTTTTTTCATAATAAAAAAAATCATTTTGAAAAAAAAATAAACTTAATATTAAATAATGATTTGGATGTTCAAATAAAAAACACATTTTATAAAAAAATAAAAATGATCAAAAACTTGAGTTCTTCATTTATTGTTGATCAAAATTCTATCAAATGGGACAATTTACATATTGTAGGTAATGCTGATTTCACAGAAAATCTAGGAATAAAATATAAAGGTGGAATAAATTTTTTAGAAAAAAAGAAGAAAATGAACAAAATAATGTATTTTGATTTTTCTTTTTTTTGGAATTATGAGACTAATTTTTTCTCTGAAAAAAATGAATATAAAAAAAAAGGAAAAAATCGTTATGATTACTTTCTTTTTGATAAAAAAAATTATGCAAGATATTCAATTCCATTGTCTTTTAAAATTGATTTTCATTCCAATTACGAAAACTGTATCAATCAAAAAAAACTTTTTAATGCTTATTTAAGTATAAATGGATCTGTAAATATTACAAAATATTGGAAAATTGATATTCATACAGATTATGATCTCTTGAAAAAAGAGATCATATTTGCTAATATTATTTTTTATAGAGATTTAAGAAGTTTTAAGATGAGTTTTAATTGGATTCCTATGAAAAATCCTTCTTGGAATTTTTTTATTGGGATTAAAGATCCAAATTTGAGTAATATTATACAGTATGATGAGAAAAACTAAAATAAATTAAATATGATACCCAAAAAAATTTCAATAGAAAAAATTCCGTCTTATGGACCATATAGCACATGTGTTCTTGTGGGAAGTTTTTTATTTGTTTCTGGACAAATAGCTGTGGATCCAAAAACTGGAAAATTAGTTTCCGATTCTATAGAAATGGAAACAAGGAAAATAATGGAAAATCTAAAAATTATTCTTTCAGAAAATGGAATAGGGTTTCAAAATGTTATTAAGACTTCTCTTTTTGTAATAAATATGAATCATTTTTCTAAAATAAATGATGTATATTCTGACTTTTTTCATGAAGGAAATTATCCAGCTAGAGAAACTATTCAAGTTTCTGGATTACCTCAAAATGCTAGTATAGAAATATCTTTGATTGCATGTATAAATTAGATATTTATTGTCAAATCAATTGTGAAATATTACTTCTTATTCTTTTTTATCTTATTCCTGAATCAAGCACATTCTGAAAATGTACAGCTTTTTCATGCTGATTTAATACAAAAAAATGATCATAATGATTCTATTTTTTTAATAGGAAATGTTCATTTTAAATATAAAAAATATCATCTTTTTTGTGATCAGGCTATTTATCATAAAAAAAACAATAGATTGTATGGTTATGGAAATGTACAATTAGAATCAGATAAAAGTAAAATAATTTCTAAAAAAATATATATAGAAAATAATTTTTCTCATTTCAAACTATCAGATGGAGTGATTTTATCTATAGGAAAGATAAAATTAATAGCTGATACAATCAATTATGATTTAAGAAAAAAATTACTTAAAGCTGTTAACAATGTAGTTTTTTTTTTTAAAAAGTTGAAGTTAACCACAAATATGTTAGAATATGATTTAAATCGAAAGAAAATTTTTTATAAAATAAATAGTATCATTTATTATAATGATTATGTTATACATAGTAAAGAAGGTTTTTTCTCAACTGATGAAGAAAAAGTAGAATTAAAAAATGGAATAAAATTGGTCAGTAATAATTATACTGTATATTCAGACATGTTGGAATATTTTTTTAAACAAAATAAAATAAACTTCAATTATCCTGCTGTAATCATGCAAAATGATAATTCAGATAATTTTATCTATGTTAAAAAAGCGTTGTTTCTTATTCAAGAAAAAATATTTTTATTAGAAAAATATATTAGTATTCATTATAACGAAAAAATTATAAAAGGAAAATATTTGTTTTTTGATGAAAAAAAAAAATATGGATTTATTAGAAATTTTTTACTAGAAGATTCAAAAAAAAAATATTTTTTGATGGGTGGATATGGAAAGTTTGATTTTAATAATAATTCTTTGATTTTAAAAAAAAATCCGAAAGTAGTAAAGATATCAAAAAAAAATTCTTTTCTTATTTATTCAGATCTTTTAAAGATAAATTTAAAAACAAATTCTTCATATTTAATTCAAGCTTTTTCTGTTAAAAGTTTTTTTTTGAATGAATCTCTTCAAGGAAGATCTAATGTTTTAAATTATGAATCTTCAAATGATTACATTCAATTTGATGGAGATCCTATTTTTTGGTTTAAAAACCATCAAATAACTGGTAAATCCATCTGCATTTCTTTTCAAGAAAGAAATGAATATTTTTTTAAATCCATAAAAATTATAAAAAATGCTTCTTATATAGAAAAAATAAATTCAAAAGAATTTAATCAAATAGAAGGAGATATCATGATTGGTTTTTTTCATGAAAAAAATATTTTAGAAAAAATTTATATTCAAGGAAATATTAATAGCATTATTTTTCTTAAAAATAAAGAAAAAAAGTTAATGAATAAATCTTCTTGTGGAATGCTCTCATTATATTTAGATATAGAAAAAAAAATAAGAGGTATTTCTTGTGTAGAACAGGCCTACTCAGAATTAATTCCTATATCTGAAAAAACTCCCAATGAATTTCTTTTTCTTTCCAATTTTTCTTGGAAAGAAAAACCAAATGAAGATAATAAAAACTTTTTTGTATACAAAGAAATAGAAAAATACAGAAAAGAAAATCATTTAGAACAAGAAGAAATCAAAAAAATAAAAAATAGAACTAAATTCTTATGAAAGAATTAGAAAATGATTTTTTTCAATATCAAGCTCAAATCAACCCTCTACCCATGAAAATTATGGTAGATTATGCTGATGGAAACTATATTTATGGAAATAATGGAAAAAAATATTTGGATTTTGTGGCAGGTGTTTCCGTAAATATTTTAGGACATGGAAATAAAGTAATAAAAAAAGCTATAAAAAAACAAGTAGACAAGTATTTACATACTATGGTCTATGGAGAATTTATACAAAATCCTTGTGTAATTCTTTGTAAAAAAATAGCAAGAAATACTCCAAATCCACTTACTACTACTTATTTAGTTAATTCTGGAACAGAAGCAGTAGAAGGTGCTTTAAAATTAGCTAAATGTTATACTGGAAGAGAAGAAATTATTTCCTGCAAATGGGCTTACCATGGTAGTACTCATGGATCTATGAGTATTATGGGAAATGAAAAAAATAAAAGACCTTTTAGACCATTGCTTCCTTTAGTTAAATTTATAACATTTAATCATATAGAAGAACTGATTTCTTCTATATCAGAAAAAACAGCTTGTGTCATTTTAGAAACCATTCAGTGTTCCAATGGAATTATATTGCCTGATGATTCTTTTTTAAAAAAAGTAAGAGAAGAGTGTAATAAAAAAAAGGCTTTAATGATTCTTGATGAAGTCCAAACTGGATTTGGAAGAACAGGAAAGCTTTTCGCTTTTGAACATTATGGAATAGTTCCTGATATTTTAATAATGGGAAAAGGAATGGGAGGAGGGATGCCTATTAGTGGTTTTATTTCATCTAATAAAATTATGAAGACTTTTTGTGACTCTTATCCATTAGGACATTTAACTACTTTTGGAGGAAATGCTGTTTCTGCTTCTGCTTCTTTAGCTACTTTAGATCAATTAATAAATTCTAATATAATGGAAGAAGTGTCTATAAAAGAAGAGTGGTTTAGAAAATATTTAGTTCATGATGAAATAGAAAGTATTAATGGAAAAGGACTTCTTTTATCTCTTGAATTAAGAGATAAAAATTCAGTGGAAAAATTATTGCAAAATTGTATCAATAAAGGATTAATTTTATTTCGTTTTTTATTTAACAGTCATTCTTTACGTATATCGCCTCCATTGACTATCACAGAAAAAGAAATAGAAAAAGGATGTTCTATTATTATTGAAAGTTTAAATCAACTTAAAAAAAAATAATGTAATTGAGATTTTTCATTGAATTAGCTTATAATGGTAAATATTTTTATGGATGGCAAATCCAAAAAAAAGTAAGTACAGTAGAGGGAAATTTAGAATATTGTTTGTCTAAATTATTAAAAAAGTCTATCAATGTTATAGGTGCTGGAAGAACGGATAAAGGAGTACATGCTAAGCAAATGTTTGCTCATTTTGATTATGAAGGAATAATTAGTAATAAATTAATAGAAAAATTAAATATTTTTCTACCCAAATCTATTAAAGTATTAAATGTTTTTCCAGTAAAAGAAAATATTCATGCAAGATTTAATGCTATAAAACGAACGTATAAATATTATTTAACACGTCAAAAAAACCCATTTTTCCAAGATTTTTCTTGGTATTGTTTTTATCCATTAAATATTCATCGAATGAATATAGCTTCTAAGGAATTAATGCGATATAAAGATTTTAGTTCTTTTTGCAAAAAAAAAACTTCTGAAGCAGAAAATAATAGATGTCAAATCAGTCATGTCTGTTGGTCTGTGAACAATGATATTTTCTGTTTTACTATTGAAGCTAATAGATTTTTAAGATCTATGGTTAGATCCATTATTGGAACACTTATTGATGTTGGAAGAAACAAAATTAGCGTTAGTGAATTTGTTAAAATCATAGAATCTAAAAATTCTAACTTTTGTAGACCAATAGTTCCTGCATGCGGACTATTTCTTACCAGAATTATTTATCCAGAAGACATTTTTTTATGAAAGAAAATTTAAAAAGGAAAAAATCTTCCTTAAAACAGCTTATCAAAATTAGTTTAGATTATAAATTAATATTGATAGCAACAATTACTACTTCTGTATTAATATCTTTTATTTCTGCTTATCGTCCTAAGTTAATCCAAAAAGCTATAGATATTCATATCCTTTATAAAGATTTCTTTGGACTGAAAAATATATTGATTTTGATTCTTTTACTTCTTTTCTTAGAAAGCATATTTCATTTTATTTTATTATATTTTTCTAATGTATTAGCTCAAAATGTTATTGAAAAAATTAGAATTCTTTTATTTGAAAAACTATTGCATTTTAAAAATTCTTTCTTTAATAAAACTCCAATAGGAAAACTAGTATCTTATGCAGTATCAGATATAGAAACTATAACTGTCATATTTAATGATGGAATATTACTTGTTTCTGGAGACGTTTTAAGAATTGTTATGATTATAATAATAATGTTTACAGTACACAAAAAATTATCTTTTATTGTTTTTTTTACTATTCCTTTTATGTATATCATTACTCGATTTTTTCAAAAAACACTAAAAAAAACTTTTCA from Blattabacterium cuenoti harbors:
- the mreC gene encoding rod shape-determining protein MreC — encoded protein: MREFFSFLFKWRFFIFFFILECASIFLSFSNSKLHQYIYAGSSNFMIGKIYETIYNLRSYFLLEIENKKLLNENKKLRNAHIFSKITKISKDFKKEDVNYLQQYTFTPVKIINNSIHEQENYITINKGSIDGIKPDMGIILSDGIAGIIIKTSPHFSIAISLLNPKIKVNARLKKNKYFGTLSWDGLDHEYVVLYDIPRHSTIHKGDIVETDGKSATFPEGIELGKVSSYKFDEEHANYIIKVKLMANFSTIENAYVVKNLFKKEWNDVQLYKVENK
- a CDS encoding Rid family detoxifying hydrolase, producing MIPKKISIEKIPSYGPYSTCVLVGSFLFVSGQIAVDPKTGKLVSDSIEMETRKIMENLKIILSENGIGFQNVIKTSLFVINMNHFSKINDVYSDFFHEGNYPARETIQVSGLPQNASIEISLIACIN
- a CDS encoding rod shape-determining protein: MGLIIDFMKNLFNQEIAIDLGTANTLIMHNNKVIVDLPSIIAIDVRTKKVLAVGEEAKQMQGKTHENIKIYKPLKDGVIADYQVAELMIREFIKKVPGINNKFFTPSLTMVICIPSGITEVEKRAVKDSAQHLNAKEVYLIEEPMAAAIGSGISVTKAEGNMIIDIGGGTTECGVIALGGIVCQKSIKTAGDVFTNDIAYFLRSKYNLYIGERTAEKIKIDIGAAMESIETPPDDIHIQGRDLPTGKPKEMNISYKETIPALDKSILRIEDAVMETLSKTPPELAADIYKTGIYMAGGGSLLRGLDKRISKKTGLSVSLVDDPLRAVVKGTGVALKNIDKFTFLMK
- the rodA gene encoding rod shape-determining protein RodA — its product is MIKRNKILLKNIDWVIVTIYIFMIFFGCMNLYSVSPEKAEKQLIWILLSFVFIFFVFLFKPIHYKYFTPFFFLFTLFLLIGVFFFGKNVNGSKSWYVFGPISFQPSELAKISTSLMVAHLMSQDNIKNKKVLFYICIILILPASLIFFQPDPGSSIVFSSFLLTLYREGLSISFILYFLFSILLFLISLNIFPWIVVSFLFIIFIFLFIIKKNISFINFFFYIFLFVSFSAVSIFSPFFSQKFLKQHHRDRINILFRNEFDRKYRDNVGYNLLYSKTAIGSGKFFGKGYQKGTVTKGKFVPEQHTDYIFCTVGEEWGFIGSVILITFYLLFISRIYFLSERQKDVFGRIFGYSVGNIILIHFVINLGMVMGLFPTIGIVLPFFSYGGSSLWSFTILLFIFVRIDVSDQSSFI
- a CDS encoding putative LPS assembly protein LptD, giving the protein MLFVSIFVYANEEKENNDYQENNYFKDFENVIKYKSNIQEHNIKEGKSYLKGKASIEYDDIKIQADCIEFNWKNGDLNAIKKEKSVLFQQGNHQYTFSNFHFNLKSKKIEAKDFYIKNKNQMIIASSIEKKDQNISLMKKVTYISDPFFLKNKDNNPDFYLKTNFLKYSHFNKYIFSGPVFFYWYQVPMPIFFPFLYIPVKEFNKYSYGMIYPKIGIQNKRIYVEDIGLFLPISNLLDFKILSSIYNKDKWKLKTRMEYKLKYFYDGFFDFNYQSMSNKQHDYQFQWKHNQDYKSDYDTNFNANINYNKNILSENNDNEALSYLNVRKKFSNYLLFMDAYMVKESNKKGIKFIIPELVFHMKNMFFNNQKNFFLRHTSIENKILIHNFVDFCHKTVSFHTGFNHKMNISTYFSFLDSYLKVSPKIFYEEFYIWKYPYSFVSNLQKIDFLADMISIPFNKTLEIKKNVFLLKHQIEPVLSFYVRYFPPFFHNKKNHFEKKINLILNNDLDVQIKNTFYKKIKMIKNLSSSFIVDQNSIKWDNLHIVGNADFTENLGIKYKGGINFLEKKKKMNKIMYFDFSFFWNYETNFFSEKNEYKKKGKNRYDYFLFDKKNYARYSIPLSFKIDFHSNYENCINQKKLFNAYLSINGSVNITKYWKIDIHTDYDLLKKEIIFANIIFYRDLRSFKMSFNWIPMKNPSWNFFIGIKDPNLSNIIQYDEKN
- the mrdA gene encoding penicillin-binding protein 2; this encodes MKKLYNFYILLSSIGLIFIIRLFFIQIYTEKYILNAFNTSIKQEIIIPERGSIFDRNENLLVFNKSIYELIVIPILIDEHFNIIEFCNLVGIEKKTFSKNLEKAKDYSKYLPSVFLPFISKEKFATIQEKLYKYKGFDWTKRSLRDYKVESSSNILGYIGEVTQKDIKKESNYYQMGDFIGWAGVEKSYEKILRGKKGIRYWVRDRKGCIIGNYNNRKNDIKAVSGNDISLTIDWNLQNYAEKLMFQKKGGIVAINPKNGEILSLVSSPINNPNLFVGINRSKEFKKLMRDTIDNPLFDRTTQARYPPASPFKLLTELAGLQMGVVNSNTTFICYKGFKYGKKRIHCHSGIHGLPIGVETAVAVSCNNYFAQVYKRVIEKYPKNLTKGVNEWSNIIKSFGFGNYLYNDLATGEKGVIPSGDYYNKKYGTTKWNAITIISNSIGQGEINVTPIQLANMVCAIANKGFFYTPHIVKRINHRPISNPNYTRAKHTKVKSKYFDLIINGMEKVFMIGTGKSFKSSDIRMAGKTGTAQNFLKINRQKIVSLPDHSIFILFAPVEDPKIAISVIIENGGFGSRWAGPIASLIAEKYINNNVHRKNLEKKILTSGLQKVYDTIAKMKKFNNFYTKSSFDKKK
- the folK gene encoding 2-amino-4-hydroxy-6-hydroxymethyldihydropteridine diphosphokinase, which codes for MEEHHVFLLQGSNKKNRKEYLNQSLILISKKIGKVIKKSSYFESEAWNMKNSPSFYNRALYVKTSHSPISLLENILNIEFLIGRKKNHTGEYEDREIDIDILFYDHIIIYSSILTIPHPLLHMRKFVLEPMCEISPNKSHPIFNLTLLEILGVCTDKLNVKKLLN